The following proteins come from a genomic window of Eleginops maclovinus isolate JMC-PN-2008 ecotype Puerto Natales chromosome 8, JC_Emac_rtc_rv5, whole genome shotgun sequence:
- the ved gene encoding ventrally expressed dharma/bozozok antagonist, with translation MRGQFSIEWMAQSSQSSGTESPASGPAAWGTHSESLPGFYCKPKSENGPEHQETRNKGLNSISLQHQTSHNNQVTEEGFSSGTEEETSGYESEGGRSLSPSAPTDCTSTSPASPPSGRRPRTAFTAEQISSLERAFKRNAYLGTQDKAELCKKLSLSDKQIRNWFQNRRMKLKRTVQDALAHACQANVASQFMHYPELQAYRPGPYPRYHSAAAAQDVQAAASYIHPHSLQYSSPLPGVPSLPMDSFYQYSSLPGVMLPSATSQIMGSYSAYPQYY, from the exons ATGAGAGGACAGTTTTCCATCGAGTGGATGGCCCAGAGCAGCCAGTCCTCAGGTACAGAGAGCCCAGCCTCTGGACCTGCTGCCTGGGGGACTCATTCAGAGAGTCTGCCAGGCTTTTACTGCAAACCGAAGTCCGAAAATGGACCCGAGCATCAAGAAACCAGAAACAAGGGCCTCAATTCAATCAGTCTACAGCACCAAACCTCTCACAATAATCAAG TTACCGAGGAAGGCTTCAGCAGCGGAACAGAGGAGGAAACTTCCGGCTACGAAAGTGAAGGGGGTCGCTCCCTCTCCCCCTCAGCCCCCACTGACTGCACCTCCACCTCCCCAGCATCCCCTCCTTCAGGGAGGAGACCCCGTACGGccttcacagcagagcagataAGCAGTCTGGAGAGGGCCTTCAAGAGAAACGCATATCTGGGAACACAAGACAAAGCCGAACTCTGCAAGAAGCTCAGCCTGTCTGACAAACAG ATCAGAAACTGGTTCCAGAACAGGCGAATGAAGCTGAAGAGGACGGTTCAGGATGCCCTGGCTCACGCCTGCCAGGCAAACGTCGCCTCTCAGTTCATGCATTACCCCGAGCTGCAGGCCTACAGACCGGGCCCTTACCCCAGATATCActcggcagcagcagcacaggacGTCCAAGCCGCTGCCTCCTACATCCATCCACACAGCCTGCAGTACAGCAGCCCTCTGCCCGGCGTCCCCTCTCTGCCCATGGACTCTTTCTACCAGTACAGCAGCCTCCCAGGTGTCATGCTGCCGTCTGCTACATCTCAAATAATGGGATCCTACTCAGCTTACCCTCAGTATTACTGA
- the purbb gene encoding transcriptional activator protein Pur-beta: MSVEAERNPESSYAGRRGRSRMVELKMADGDSGSERGGSSGGGGGGGGGGAGGSGFQHFQRDQETQELASKRLDIQNKRFYLDVKQNSKGRFIKIAEVGAGGSKSRLTLSLSVAAEFRDYLGDFIEHYAQLGPSSPEQIAQATSGEDGGPRRALKSEFLVRENRKYYLDLKENQRGRFLRIRQTVNRGPGFGVGGPAGGMLSGQTIALPAQGLIEFRDALAKLIDDYGGDDEELAGSMAAGGYSELPEGTSIMVDSKRFFFDVGSNKYGVFLRVSEVKPSYRNSITIPFKAWSKFGGAFSKYAEEMKEIQERQRDKMYERRDESEGDDVDDD; encoded by the coding sequence ATGAGCGTGGAGGCTGAGCGCAACCCAGAAAGCAGCTACGCAGGACGGAGGGGCAGAAGCCGAATGGTGGAGCTGAAGATGGCGGATGGCGACAGCGGGAGTGAGCGCGGTGGTAGCAgcgggggaggaggtggaggtggcgGTGGTGGTGCGGGTGGAAGCGGCTTCCAGCACTTCCAGAGGGACCAGGAGACCCAGGAGCTGGCGTCCAAGCGCCTGGACATCCAGAACAAGCGCTTCTATCTGGACGTCAAGCAAAACAGCAAGGGCAGGTTCATAAAAATCGCCGAGGTAGGGGCCGGGGGCTCCAAGAGTCGCTTGACCCTCTCCCTGTCGGTGGCGGCGGAGTTCCGCGACTACCTCGGGGATTTCATCGAGCACTACGCCCAGCTTGGGCCTAGCAGTCCGGAGCAGATCGCCCAGGCCACCTCCGGGGAGGACGGCGGGCCCAGGCGAGCTCTGAAGAGCGAGTTTCTCGTCCGGGAAAACCGCAAGTACTACCTGGACTTGAAGGAGAACCAGCGGGGGAGGTTCCTGCGGATCCGGCAGACCGTGAACCGCGGACCTGGCTTTGGAGTCGGGGGGCCTGCGGGCGGCATGCTGTCCGGCCAGACCATAGCCCTTCCGGCCCAGGGGCTAATAGAGTTTAGAGACGCCCTTGCTAAGCTCATAGATGATTACGGGGGAGACGACGAGGAGCTGGCCGGGAGCATGGCTGCCGGGGGCTACAGCGAGCTCCCCGAGGGCACTTCCATCATGGTGGACTCCAAGAGGTTCTTTTTCGATGTCGGGTCCAACAAATACGGAGTGTTCCTGCGTGTGAGCGAGGTGAAGCCAAGCTACAGGAACTCTATCACCATCCCGTTCAAAGCCTGGAGCAAATTTGGAGGAGCGTTCAGCAAATACGCCGAGGAGATGAAGGAGATccaggagaggcagagggataAAATGTACGAAAGGAGAGACGAGTCTGAGGGAGACGACGTGGACGACGACtga
- the il1b gene encoding interleukin-1 beta produces MSNFDLSEALDSPHDLKDQGVEHCCFNMTDVQDEIFRIDEGLDLVVSRNPKNLRHFANLVLASNRKRKSLKHCGRGLSEEKLCSAIMDCLVTETTINMIHSPSTQVKTIFQRLHSATECTLCDHEQKNVVCGSDELKLQAITLQGGHGERKVNFQMYKYITACASDGEGLTVCLSISRDLHMSCSMEGDTVTLLLERCDEGDLKRISGDADMDRFLFFKRTVGVSLNSFESVKYRTWFISTSVKEENKPLEMCQQDTHTRLTCFKVNN; encoded by the exons ATGTCCAACTTTGATCTGTCCGAAGCATTAGACAG TCCTCATGATTTAAAGGACCAAGGAGTTGAGCACTGCTGCTTTAACATGACG gATGTTCAAGATGAGATTTTCAGAATTGACGAGGGACTGGATCTGGTTGTTTCCAGGAACCCAAAAAACCTGCGGCATTTTGCTAACCTGGTGCTGGCGTcgaacaggaagaggaagtctCTGAAGCACTGTGGCCGGGGGCTCAGCGAGGAAAAGCTCTGCAGCGCCATCATGGACTGCCTAGTGACCG AAACAACCATCAATATGATCCACAGCCCTTCCACACaagtgaaaacaatatttcagcGGCTTCACAGTGCAACGGAATGCACCCTGTGTGACcatgaacaaaaaaatgttgtctgCGGATCAGATGAGTTAAAACTGCAGGCCATCACTCTGCAAGGAGGTCACGGTGAACGCAAAG TAAATTTCCAAATGTACAAGTACATCACTGCCTGCGCCTCAGATGGCGAAGGTCTGACAGTCTGCCTGTCCATCAGTAGAGACTTGCACATGTCCTGCTCTATGGAAGGTGACACAGTTACGTTGCTTTTGGAG AGATGCGATGAGGGGGATTTAAAAAGGATCAGCGGCGACGCAGACATGGACCGCTTTCTGTTCTTCAAGAGAACCGTTGGAGTTTCTCTTAACTCGTTTGAGTCCGTGAAGTATCGCACGTGGTTTATCAGCACCTCCGTCAAGGAAGAAAACAAGCCTCTGGAGATGTGTCAACAAGACACTCACACACGTCTCACCTGCTTCAAAGTAAACAACTAG